In the Campylobacter showae genome, one interval contains:
- the larE gene encoding ATP-dependent sacrificial sulfur transferase LarE yields MTKLEILKNDIKKLENLAVAFSGGVDSSLLLRVAADTLGRRAVAITLKSPYMSGREIKEAVEFTRTYGIRHEILELDAPEAVKNNPQDRCYACKKAVFTRLIELAKHLGFTNVADGTNLDDLGEYRPGLKAKDELGVLSPLKGLKKSEIRELSRELGLPTADKPSYACLLTRLPHDREFSAEEISLVERAENLLISHGFLNVRARFDGKAFKLQMGASETRRFCAGDFSAVVREIAALGEYDILLDLKGLRGEILNDE; encoded by the coding sequence ATGACGAAACTAGAAATTCTAAAAAATGATATAAAAAAGCTGGAAAATTTAGCCGTAGCGTTTAGCGGCGGCGTGGATAGCTCGCTACTGCTGCGCGTTGCCGCCGATACGCTAGGCCGGCGCGCGGTAGCTATCACGCTAAAATCGCCCTATATGTCGGGGCGCGAGATAAAAGAGGCGGTGGAATTTACCCGTACTTACGGCATCAGGCACGAAATTTTAGAGCTAGACGCGCCCGAAGCGGTAAAAAATAATCCGCAAGATCGCTGCTACGCCTGCAAAAAGGCGGTTTTTACGCGGCTAATCGAGCTGGCAAAACATCTAGGCTTTACAAACGTCGCCGACGGCACGAACCTAGACGATCTTGGCGAATACCGCCCCGGGCTTAAAGCAAAAGACGAGCTTGGCGTACTTTCGCCGCTTAAAGGCCTCAAAAAATCAGAGATTAGAGAGCTTAGCCGCGAGCTTGGACTGCCGACCGCAGATAAGCCCAGCTACGCGTGCCTTCTGACGCGTTTACCGCACGACAGGGAGTTTTCCGCGGAGGAAATTTCGCTCGTGGAACGAGCCGAAAATCTGCTAATCTCGCACGGATTTTTAAACGTTCGCGCGCGCTTTGACGGCAAAGCCTTTAAGCTGCAAATGGGAGCGAGCGAGACGAGGCGCTTTTGCGCGGGAGATTTTAGCGCTGTCGTGCGCGAGATCGCCGCGCTTGGCGAGTATGATATTTTGCTTGATTTAAAGGGGCTTCGCGGGGAGATTTTAAATGACGAATGA
- the larC gene encoding nickel pincer cofactor biosynthesis protein LarC, with the protein MAKILYYDASCGISGDMNLAALVGLGVDFGYLCAQLAKLNLASEFYLRKRKVLKCGISATKIDVVCTANRGQIPLGLLGAKFSPRQNLNGKIRADKPAQNRLHPRNFAQILELIESSSLSAFVKKTASEIFSVIARAEAKIHGTSVEQVHFHEVGAVDSIADVVGAAICLEALGAPQIFASPIELGGGFAHCAHGRLAVPAPAVCEILKGAQVSLGRANFETTTPTGAAILKACALNLREQDRREPPRNFKILSTGYGAGDKEAADFANALRVILCETSEDLGLRDEPNLSAQTGYGELCEQILISTNIDDMDAESFAFACDILRDSGSLDVFSRSIFMKKGRTGFELNALCRKSDAARIKGLIFAHTTAIGVRECAVRKTELAREFCEVETKYGKIRLKISRGRVCGFNAEQNLTDENLARNYPEILKIKPEFEDCKKAAQRFQTTIHEVRNETLKKYDETRNSKK; encoded by the coding sequence TTGGCTAAAATTTTATATTACGACGCGAGCTGCGGTATCAGCGGCGATATGAACTTAGCCGCTCTTGTCGGGCTTGGAGTGGATTTTGGCTATCTTTGCGCCCAGCTTGCTAAGCTAAATTTAGCTAGCGAATTTTACCTACGCAAGCGCAAAGTTCTAAAATGCGGTATCTCCGCAACCAAGATAGACGTCGTTTGCACGGCAAATCGGGGTCAAATTCCGCTTGGCCTCTTGGGCGCTAAATTTAGCCCGCGTCAAAATTTAAACGGCAAAATTAGAGCGGATAAGCCCGCCCAAAATCGCCTGCATCCGCGAAATTTCGCGCAAATTTTAGAGCTTATCGAGAGCTCTAGCCTAAGCGCTTTCGTAAAAAAAACGGCAAGCGAAATTTTTAGCGTTATCGCGCGAGCCGAGGCTAAAATCCACGGCACTAGCGTAGAGCAAGTCCATTTCCACGAAGTGGGCGCCGTAGACAGCATCGCGGACGTAGTGGGCGCGGCTATCTGCTTGGAGGCTTTGGGCGCGCCGCAAATTTTTGCTTCGCCTATCGAGCTTGGCGGCGGTTTTGCGCACTGCGCTCACGGCAGGCTAGCCGTACCCGCGCCTGCTGTTTGCGAAATTTTAAAAGGCGCGCAAGTAAGCTTAGGGCGGGCGAATTTCGAGACGACTACGCCAACGGGAGCGGCGATTTTAAAGGCCTGCGCGCTAAATTTAAGAGAGCAAGATCGTCGCGAACCGCCGAGAAATTTTAAAATTTTAAGCACGGGCTACGGAGCGGGCGATAAAGAGGCCGCGGATTTTGCCAACGCGCTTCGCGTGATACTTTGCGAAACGAGCGAGGATTTAGGCTTGAGAGATGAGCCGAATTTGAGCGCACAAACCGGCTACGGCGAGCTTTGCGAGCAGATTTTAATCTCCACCAATATCGACGACATGGACGCCGAGAGCTTTGCCTTTGCGTGCGATATTTTGCGAGATAGCGGCTCGCTGGACGTATTTAGCAGGTCTATTTTTATGAAAAAGGGGCGCACGGGCTTTGAGCTAAACGCGCTGTGCCGAAAGAGCGACGCCGCGCGGATAAAGGGGCTGATTTTCGCGCATACGACGGCGATCGGAGTTAGAGAGTGCGCCGTGAGGAAAACGGAGCTTGCGCGCGAGTTTTGCGAGGTAGAGACTAAATACGGCAAAATAAGGCTTAAAATTTCGCGTGGCCGAGTTTGCGGTTTTAACGCCGAACAAAATTTAACGGACGAAAATTTAGCCCGAAATTACCCCGAAATTTTAAAAATCAAGCCAGAATTCGAGGACTGCAAAAAAGCCGCGCAGAGATTTCAAACGACGATCCACGAGGTCAGAAACGAGACTTTAAAAAAATATGACGAAACTAGAAATTCTAAAAAATGA
- the larA gene encoding nickel-dependent lactate racemase — MQIPIRYGKDDIIDLSVPEKNLLGVFNPNPVAKFDETALIAKALANPINQKSFDEFIAGDEKIVIIVNDGTRPTPTAKILKQIYPKIREKNKIFIIATGCHREGTLDEYEMIFGKEIYAEIRAKNEVHDHDSKHDEMVFLGESKNGTQMYLNKIVAEAKKVIVIGSVEPHYFAGYTGGRKAFLPGTASYESITQNHKLALSTDAQALRLEGNPVHEDMIDAMKVLAHIDVFSIQTVLDSEHGVYYASAGDLNDSFYDCVKKADEVFCVNIPRKADIVISVAPYPMDVDLYQAQKALDNGKLALAQDGILIMVAKCRTGIGPKPFFDLMASADTPKKVLEKISAGFKLGYHKAAKMAEISLWAQTWAVSDLSDDEMRAVHLKPYHDIQKAVDDALAQKGADAKIIILPFGSMTVPKA, encoded by the coding sequence GTGCAAATTCCTATTCGCTACGGCAAAGATGATATCATCGACCTAAGCGTTCCGGAAAAAAATTTACTGGGAGTTTTTAACCCCAACCCCGTGGCTAAATTTGACGAAACGGCGCTCATCGCAAAGGCTCTGGCAAATCCGATAAATCAAAAAAGCTTTGACGAGTTTATCGCGGGCGACGAAAAGATCGTCATCATCGTAAACGACGGCACGCGCCCTACGCCGACGGCAAAAATTTTAAAGCAAATTTACCCGAAAATCCGCGAGAAAAATAAAATTTTCATCATCGCCACGGGCTGCCACAGAGAAGGCACGCTCGATGAGTACGAAATGATCTTTGGCAAAGAAATTTATGCTGAAATCAGAGCCAAAAACGAAGTTCACGACCACGACTCCAAGCACGACGAGATGGTCTTTTTAGGCGAGAGCAAAAACGGCACGCAGATGTATCTAAACAAAATCGTGGCCGAAGCTAAAAAAGTGATCGTCATAGGCTCGGTCGAGCCGCACTATTTCGCGGGTTACACGGGCGGCAGAAAGGCATTTTTGCCGGGCACGGCGTCTTATGAGAGCATCACGCAAAATCATAAACTAGCCCTTAGCACCGACGCACAAGCTCTGCGACTAGAGGGCAACCCCGTGCACGAGGATATGATCGATGCGATGAAAGTTCTTGCACATATCGACGTTTTTTCGATCCAGACGGTGCTTGACAGCGAGCACGGCGTGTATTACGCAAGCGCGGGCGACTTAAACGATAGCTTTTACGACTGCGTGAAAAAGGCAGACGAGGTCTTTTGCGTAAATATCCCGCGCAAGGCCGACATCGTGATCTCGGTCGCGCCCTATCCGATGGACGTCGATCTCTATCAGGCGCAAAAAGCCCTAGATAACGGCAAACTAGCACTTGCGCAGGACGGAATTTTAATAATGGTCGCAAAGTGCCGCACGGGCATCGGACCAAAGCCGTTTTTTGACCTGATGGCCTCCGCCGACACGCCTAAAAAGGTACTCGAAAAGATCAGCGCGGGCTTTAAACTCGGCTATCACAAGGCCGCTAAGATGGCCGAAATATCGCTCTGGGCGCAGACCTGGGCGGTGAGTGATCTAAGCGACGATGAGATGCGCGCCGTGCATCTAAAACCATACCACGACATCCAAAAGGCCGTGGACGACGCGCTCGCGCAAAAGGGCGCGGACGCCAAAATCATCATCCTGCCGTTTGGCTCGATGACGGTGCCTAAGGCCTAG
- a CDS encoding DUF1722 domain-containing protein has protein sequence MALKRQTSPDTSVIYIDEFKGNIEKEKYQLAMYDKNRKLVDILRNRHSQTIKNIINEFEIQPQVVVMDMFKPFRSVINSNIVQAQIVADKYHVIRQGIWALRDLRVELFNKDNEKYKKLKKYWKILSKSPISQFSQRQKEILKEILKVDKTLKKMYRIIKEFYKMFESKAVKTMKRRIEQLIEKLRVFNIKQSIKLADAITSWKKEIINIVEYKINNGFVEGNNNKIKVIKRVSYGLRNYERFRKLIYLRLCNR, from the coding sequence ATCGCCCTAAAAAGACAAACCTCTCCAGATACATCAGTCATATATATAGACGAATTTAAAGGAAATATAGAAAAAGAGAAATATCAGCTAGCGATGTATGATAAAAACCGTAAACTAGTAGATATATTAAGAAATAGACATTCACAAACAATAAAAAATATAATAAACGAATTTGAAATACAACCACAAGTAGTTGTAATGGATATGTTTAAGCCATTTAGAAGCGTAATAAATAGTAATATAGTTCAGGCCCAAATAGTAGCAGATAAATATCATGTAATAAGACAAGGGATATGGGCATTAAGAGATTTAAGAGTAGAATTATTTAACAAAGACAATGAAAAGTATAAGAAGTTAAAAAAATATTGGAAAATACTAAGTAAAAGCCCAATAAGTCAGTTTAGTCAAAGACAAAAAGAAATATTAAAAGAAATATTAAAAGTAGATAAGACATTGAAAAAGATGTATAGAATAATAAAAGAATTTTACAAGATGTTTGAGAGCAAGGCAGTAAAGACAATGAAAAGGAGAATAGAGCAATTAATTGAAAAATTGAGAGTATTTAATATAAAGCAAAGTATAAAACTAGCAGATGCAATAACAAGTTGGAAAAAAGAGATAATAAATATAGTAGAATATAAAATAAACAATGGGTTTGTAGAAGGAAATAACAACAAAATAAAAGTAATAAAAAGAGTATCTTATGGACTAAGAAACTATGAAAGATTTAGAAAATTGATATATTTACGTCTTTGCAATAGATAG
- a CDS encoding AAA family ATPase, giving the protein MYIKRAISDEIKEYMKSFPVLLISRARQVGKSTLALNLDIPNYITLDDINIYEAARNDPKGFIEHCDKPIVIDEIQRVPILLLTIKEFVDKNRTNGQFILTGSANLKGFKISRTLWLAG; this is encoded by the coding sequence ATGTACATCAAACGAGCCATAAGCGATGAAATAAAAGAGTATATGAAAAGCTTTCCTGTGCTTTTGATAAGCAGAGCTAGACAAGTTGGCAAATCAACCCTTGCTTTAAATTTAGATATACCAAACTACATAACACTTGACGATATAAATATCTATGAAGCAGCGAGAAACGATCCCAAAGGCTTTATAGAGCATTGCGATAAGCCCATAGTAATAGATGAGATACAAAGAGTTCCCATACTGCTTTTAACAATAAAAGAATTTGTAGATAAAAACAGAACAAACGGTCAGTTCATACTAACTGGCTCTGCAAATTTGAAAGGCTTTAAAATATCTCGGACTCTTTGGCTGGCAGGATAG
- a CDS encoding relaxase/mobilization nuclease domain-containing protein: MLVKFLPTYTGGGLGSINYLLNERKAAGTAKVVKGDENLTRAIIKGIDFKQKTCFGVLSFMEKHDFLDEEQKLKIIKDFEYALLGDYMLERVNVLWVEHSDKNGRLELNFLIPKIDLITGNSFNPYLAKFDQNRIDLIKRIINDEYNLSSPDDPAREQTISASKKNIGNYQNLEELDKKLHDLVKEGYIKNRDHMIELLNQSGIEVTRSTKKSITVMLPNQKTKNRLKGGIYDANFTGAQGLEELGQSSSRRIREFHNRDTQAECERNRRKLEELIKKRDKFNSRKFRASPPRDNIDPKQEQKMDIGTHGYDSANNRNSGGLDGSRSEAKFGNGLVGAQRLETRTAQRGRDSDALLHSNPSEQGDLRAKQQILHTYENGIEDDNIRRSIARRKRELDTDDQEREERTRIAEEGLDRKIREKDSEFTTRQDEFDRSHAVFDERLREQNIRIVASAKRKIREIFGVFKKEINKFARRIAKFEGKIRCFADGLRGVEKRYRKFIEECEYARMIDMRHSIKNTNKENTIKSDTPGLV; this comes from the coding sequence ATGCTAGTTAAATTTCTTCCTACATATACTGGCGGCGGTCTTGGGAGCATAAACTATCTACTAAACGAAAGAAAAGCGGCCGGAACGGCTAAGGTTGTAAAAGGCGACGAGAATTTAACTAGAGCTATTATTAAAGGAATCGACTTTAAACAAAAAACATGCTTTGGAGTTTTGTCTTTTATGGAGAAGCACGATTTTTTGGATGAAGAGCAAAAGCTAAAAATCATAAAAGATTTCGAGTACGCACTGCTCGGGGATTATATGCTAGAGCGGGTAAATGTACTCTGGGTCGAGCATTCGGACAAGAACGGTCGGCTTGAGTTAAATTTCTTGATCCCGAAGATTGATCTTATAACGGGCAATTCATTTAATCCATACTTGGCAAAATTCGACCAAAACAGGATTGATTTGATCAAAAGAATAATTAACGACGAATATAACCTTTCTAGCCCTGACGATCCCGCAAGAGAGCAAACGATATCGGCTAGCAAAAAAAACATCGGGAATTATCAAAATTTAGAAGAGCTCGATAAAAAACTACACGACCTAGTCAAAGAGGGATATATCAAAAATAGAGATCATATGATTGAGCTTCTTAACCAAAGCGGCATAGAAGTAACTAGATCGACAAAGAAAAGCATAACCGTAATGTTGCCTAATCAAAAAACAAAAAATCGTTTAAAAGGAGGAATATACGATGCAAATTTCACAGGCGCTCAAGGACTTGAAGAACTCGGCCAAAGCTCAAGCAGAAGAATTCGAGAGTTCCATAATAGAGATACACAAGCAGAGTGCGAAAGAAATAGGCGAAAGCTTGAAGAACTCATTAAAAAACGAGATAAATTCAATAGCCGAAAATTTAGAGCCTCGCCTCCAAGAGATAATATCGATCCAAAGCAAGAGCAAAAGATGGATATCGGTACTCACGGCTACGATAGCGCTAATAATCGGAATAGCGGCGGGCTGGACGGCTCAAGGAGCGAGGCAAAATTTGGAAACGGCTTGGTCGGTGCCCAAAGACTGGAGACACGAACAGCCCAGCGAGGACGGGACTCAGACGCACTACTACATAGCAATCCCTCGGAGCAAGGAGATCTTCGAGCAAAACAACAAATACTACATACTTATGAGAACGGAATAGAAGATGACAACATTAGAAGAAGCATTGCTAGAAGAAAACGAGAGCTTGACACAGATGATCAAGAACGAGAGGAGCGAACACGAATCGCAGAAGAAGGCCTTGATCGAAAAATACGAGAAAAAGATAGCGAATTTACAACAAGACAAGACGAATTTGATAGATCGCATGCAGTATTTGATGAACGATTGCGAGAACAAAATATACGAATCGTCGCAAGTGCAAAGAGAAAAATACGAGAAATATTTGGAGTTTTTAAAAAAGAAATTAATAAGTTTGCAAGAAGAATTGCAAAATTTGAGGGTAAAATACGATGCTTTGCAGATGGACTACGAGGAGTTGAAAAAAGATATAGAAAATTTATAGAGGAATGTGAATATGCAAGAATGATAGACATGCGTCACTCTATCAAAAATACCAATAAAGAAAATACTATAAAATCAGATACGCCTGGATTAGTCTAG
- a CDS encoding plasmid mobilization protein: MHTDSKNKILYKIKMENKKREITKNIIKKLRLTDAEWSAIEKKLKETGMTFSKFALSSMLSRRIRLPIERELLTELSKQGNNLNQVAAKLNSGESLDRVGLRIIAENNSILRRIYKRLGK, translated from the coding sequence GTGCATACTGATTCCAAAAATAAAATTTTATATAAGATAAAGATGGAAAACAAAAAACGCGAAATCACTAAGAACATAATCAAAAAACTAAGACTAACCGATGCCGAATGGTCGGCTATCGAAAAGAAGCTAAAAGAAACAGGGATGACCTTTTCAAAATTTGCCCTAAGTTCAATGCTGTCCAGGCGAATTAGACTTCCTATCGAAAGGGAGCTTTTGACCGAGCTATCCAAGCAAGGAAACAACCTAAACCAAGTGGCCGCCAAGCTAAACAGCGGCGAGAGTTTAGATAGAGTGGGTCTTAGAATTATTGCCGAGAATAACTCTATATTGCGTCGAATTTATAAAAGATTGGGGAAATAG
- a CDS encoding nucleotidyl transferase AbiEii/AbiGii toxin family protein, whose translation MSENLYPRVVALLEYIAGGNELNGFVLVGGMAITLYELHRQPQDLYFFVNEEELSTQSLSKIEALISKLKNAYEIKFVKGDKARVFYKFDGVSVKFIAYPIEILSDARKYKNINVASIKKLAYIKLDAILRHRRKARDFYDLKYLMLKFNLKLEDILDVCRYHLKLMGIAENAMAHLLLKHRLIDKEGIIEAKFDTDIKAIREFLKNEVKRLSEERAEIFNFSTNEIKANINKKYGLSRNSLLMELYLIKMEQKLYKIDLLEAKADLGYENFNKCDIFYYALSDTKFIDYLLLYTSSTPKDLKNKARHFNGALELIKRHELINDCLNKSEDEIKEFIKRKSIQNSRFIRLVKKKREILNG comes from the coding sequence ATGAGCGAAAATTTATATCCTAGAGTAGTCGCACTACTTGAATATATCGCTGGCGGCAATGAGCTAAACGGCTTTGTTCTGGTCGGCGGTATGGCTATAACGCTTTATGAGCTTCATAGGCAGCCTCAAGACCTATATTTTTTTGTAAATGAAGAAGAGCTAAGTACTCAGTCGTTATCAAAAATAGAAGCTTTAATCTCAAAGTTAAAAAATGCATACGAGATTAAATTCGTCAAAGGAGACAAAGCGCGGGTATTTTATAAATTTGACGGTGTGAGCGTTAAATTTATAGCTTATCCGATTGAGATTTTAAGCGATGCTAGGAAATACAAAAATATAAACGTAGCCTCAATCAAAAAACTAGCCTACATCAAACTAGACGCTATACTAAGGCATCGCCGCAAGGCAAGGGATTTTTACGATTTAAAATACCTTATGTTAAAATTTAACCTAAAACTAGAAGATATTTTAGACGTCTGCCGCTATCACTTAAAACTTATGGGTATCGCGGAAAACGCTATGGCGCACTTACTTTTAAAACATAGGCTTATAGATAAAGAAGGCATAATAGAAGCTAAATTTGATACCGATATAAAGGCTATTCGCGAGTTTTTAAAAAACGAAGTAAAAAGGCTAAGCGAAGAAAGAGCGGAAATATTTAACTTTTCTACCAACGAAATAAAGGCCAATATAAATAAAAAATACGGACTAAGCAGAAACTCTTTGCTTATGGAGCTTTATTTGATAAAAATGGAGCAAAAACTATACAAAATCGACCTTTTAGAGGCCAAGGCCGACTTGGGTTACGAAAATTTTAACAAATGCGACATATTTTACTATGCTTTGAGCGATACTAAATTTATAGATTATCTGCTGCTTTACACCTCAAGTACGCCAAAAGACCTTAAAAACAAGGCTCGACACTTTAACGGAGCGCTAGAGCTCATAAAAAGGCACGAGCTAATAAATGATTGTCTAAATAAAAGCGAGGATGAGATTAAAGAATTTATAAAAAGAAAAAGTATTCAAAATAGCAGATTTATAAGACTGGTAAAAAAGAAAAGGGAAATTTTAAATGGCTGA
- a CDS encoding site-specific integrase, with protein sequence MTHIKNRNGTYYYRSVLPLSTRKIFGVQREICFTLSTNSILKAKKSARIYDRYIYLITKAVDMKLDGKIIDSLVDSFMQAKVDKSIKEHSLYDKKIDVDFADALNRHFKEALQDNQMPKLLESSVEILEKDIGPIGDEDRATVTHALLEKNILSLNYLIAKLEKNANLTAKRLKFLSEQDSSRKFESKEIRSFQDDIGVLDEIGGLPLNRQGVKDLIDTFAHAMAVAAQKEHGLNTQLGLVKTKADERETKDIMLGKKQNIVQSIRAGKETFGAGTLGNNIVERYEIVPLASQIPTGSQNNIILRVAFDTFIQNTSKNEKWSKSTLELVNSVKNLLFKFFGEERSVSLISRDDLLKFRDILFQMPTKLNQKNKYKGKNLEQILHLGKNDSKLSEVTVQKYMIRVAQFFNYSYDSGYIGKSITNNINVKIEIDPTDRKVLPYSKEEAQTIFKIVQDFKNANRSPSKRINANDLYYITMIAAYSGMRINEITQLRYKDIVKRNGILCFNINREEGKTTKNTNSIRVVPVHSKLLELGLIEFIDTRKNGETIFSVNNKIFSEIFRNQIQRKRICKDKEKTFYSFRHYFIDYLVQREVETNVIAQIVGHEKQYKILLNTYAKPINPDILKAKIEMVEYGVKNDPHT encoded by the coding sequence ATGACGCATATTAAAAATCGCAACGGAACATACTACTATAGAAGCGTTCTGCCTCTTAGCACGAGGAAAATCTTCGGCGTTCAAAGAGAAATTTGCTTTACGCTAAGCACAAACTCCATACTAAAAGCTAAAAAATCTGCTAGAATTTATGATAGATACATTTATCTAATAACCAAGGCGGTGGACATGAAGTTGGACGGCAAGATAATCGACTCTCTAGTGGATAGCTTCATGCAGGCAAAGGTCGATAAAAGTATAAAAGAGCACTCTTTATACGATAAAAAGATAGACGTTGACTTTGCCGATGCTCTAAATAGGCATTTTAAAGAAGCCTTGCAAGATAATCAAATGCCCAAACTTCTAGAGTCTAGCGTGGAAATTTTAGAAAAAGATATCGGCCCGATCGGTGATGAGGATAGGGCTACGGTAACTCACGCTTTGCTTGAGAAAAATATCCTTTCGCTAAACTACCTCATAGCAAAACTTGAGAAAAACGCAAACCTTACGGCCAAAAGATTAAAATTTTTAAGCGAGCAAGATAGTAGCCGTAAATTTGAAAGTAAAGAAATACGAAGCTTTCAGGACGATATCGGCGTTCTTGACGAAATCGGCGGATTGCCGCTTAATAGGCAAGGGGTTAAAGATCTTATAGATACTTTCGCTCACGCTATGGCCGTAGCTGCCCAAAAAGAACACGGACTAAATACGCAGCTAGGGCTAGTAAAAACTAAAGCCGATGAAAGAGAGACAAAAGATATTATGCTCGGTAAAAAGCAAAATATCGTTCAATCTATACGCGCAGGCAAAGAAACTTTTGGCGCGGGAACTCTAGGTAATAATATAGTAGAACGATACGAGATAGTCCCGCTTGCTAGCCAAATACCAACCGGGTCGCAAAACAATATAATATTGCGCGTTGCATTCGATACCTTCATACAAAACACGAGTAAAAACGAAAAATGGTCTAAAAGCACGTTAGAGCTAGTAAATAGCGTTAAAAATTTGCTCTTTAAATTCTTCGGCGAGGAAAGGAGCGTATCTCTTATATCAAGAGATGATTTATTAAAATTTCGCGATATTTTATTCCAAATGCCAACTAAGCTAAATCAAAAAAACAAGTATAAGGGTAAAAATTTAGAGCAGATACTGCATCTGGGTAAAAACGATAGCAAGCTGTCGGAAGTAACCGTGCAAAAATATATGATAAGGGTGGCTCAATTTTTTAATTACAGTTACGATAGCGGCTACATAGGTAAAAGTATTACGAATAATATTAACGTAAAAATAGAAATAGACCCCACGGATCGCAAGGTATTGCCTTACAGTAAAGAGGAAGCGCAAACTATCTTTAAGATAGTTCAAGATTTTAAAAATGCCAATAGATCTCCAAGCAAGCGAATAAACGCTAATGATCTTTATTATATTACGATGATAGCAGCATATAGCGGGATGAGGATAAACGAAATAACTCAGCTAAGATACAAAGACATAGTAAAGCGTAACGGAATACTTTGCTTTAATATAAACAGAGAAGAGGGTAAAACCACTAAAAATACTAATTCTATAAGGGTGGTGCCTGTTCATTCCAAGCTGCTTGAGCTTGGCTTAATAGAATTTATTGATACTAGAAAAAACGGCGAGACGATATTTAGCGTAAATAATAAAATCTTTTCTGAAATTTTTAGAAACCAAATTCAGCGCAAACGTATTTGTAAGGATAAAGAAAAAACTTTTTATTCGTTTAGACACTATTTTATAGATTACTTAGTGCAGCGAGAGGTTGAGACAAACGTTATAGCCCAAATAGTAGGTCATGAAAAGCAGTACAAAATTTTACTTAACACTTACGCCAAACCGATCAACCCAGATATATTAAAAGCTAAGATTGAAATGGTTGAGTATGGGGTTAAAAATGACCCACATACCTAG